Proteins from a genomic interval of Drosophila melanogaster chromosome 2R:
- the CG8157 gene encoding uncharacterized protein, isoform B, with the protein MKLLIVVLALVAAVLARPQFGPGGQGGFGGQQGGFGGQGGFGGGPGFGGQGGFGGGPGEYGGQGGFGGGPGGYGGQGGFGGGPGGFGGQGGFGGGQGGFGEHHRHHGGHHGRF; encoded by the exons ATGAAACTACTG ATTGTTGTTCTTGCCCTGGTGGCCGCAGTTTTGGCCAGACCTCAATTTGGACCTGGTGGTCAAGGAGGATTTGGTGGTCAACAAGGCGGCTTTGGTGGACAGGGAGGATTCGGTGGAGGTCCTGGATTTGGTGGACAAGGTGGTTTCGGTGGCGGACCCGGAGAATATGGCGGTCAAGGTGGTTTCGGTGGCGGACCGGGAGGATATGGCGGTCAAGGTGGTTTCGGTGGCGGACCGGGAGGATTTGGCGGTCAAGGTGGTTTCGGTGGCGGACAAGGCGGCTTTGGCGAACACCACAGACACCATGGAGGACATCATGGGCGCTTCTAA
- the Arf6 gene encoding ADP ribosylation factor 6, isoform B — translation MGKLLSKIFGNKEMRILMLGLDAAGKTTILYKLKLGQSVTTIPTVGFNVETVTYKNVKFNVWDVGGQDKIRPLWRHYYTGTQGLIFVVDCADRDRIDEARTELHRIINDREMRDAIILIFANKQDLPDAMKPHEIQEKLGLTRIRDRNWYVQPSCATSGDGLSEGLIWLTSNHKL, via the exons ATGGGAAAGTTACTATCAAAAATTTTCGGCAACAAGGAAATGCGAATTCTCATGCTCGGACTGGACGCGGCTGGAAAAACAA CGATTCTGTACAAACTGAAACTTGGCCAATCTGTTACAACGATACCCACTGTGGGCTTTAATGTGGAAACCGTCACCTATAAGAATGTCAAGTTCAATGTGTGGGACGTCGGTGGGCAGGATAAGATTCGACCGCTATGGCGACACTATTACACGGGTACACAGGGTCTGATCTTCGTCGTGGATTGTGCGGATCGGGATCGGATAGACGAGGCGCGCACGGAGCTGCATAGGATAATTAACGATAGGGAGATGCGCGACGCCATCATACTGATATTTGCTAACAAGCAGGATCTGCCTGATG CAATGAAACCCCATGAAATCCAGGAAAAACTAGGTTTAACTAGAATAAGAGATCGCAATTGGTATGTACAACCATCATGTGCCACATCCGGCGATGGCCTGTCCGAGGGCCTCATTTGGTTAACGTCGAACCATAAGTTATGA